In the genome of Paenibacillus pabuli, one region contains:
- a CDS encoding glycoside hydrolase family 3 C-terminal domain-containing protein, with protein sequence MNEYHQYPMWDATLPLEERLNDLIERLTTEEKIRLIPTREAAVPRLGIPGYNVGGEAAHGVAWIGEATVFPQPLGLSSTWNTKLMREIGSVIGDEARAYHHRAPERHGLTLWAPTVDLERDPRWGRTEEGYGEDPVLTGEMSAALVKGMQGNHSFYLKMVATLKHFFANNNEKDRLNCSSSIDPRNLREYYLKAFETPFVEGGALSMMTAYNSINGTPAIESPYVNDVVKGEWAMPGFIVCDGGDLSQTVNYHGYHATHAESAAGALKAGVDCLTDEVDLVVSALEEALERNLLEVKDLDRAIRNIFGVRMRLGQLDQTGLNPYASISESVLCAPEHAKLSYRAAAESIVLLKNDGLLPLQSDRLKKVSVIGPLADVVYTDWYSGTLPYRVTALEGLRKQLAGAEVSFTDGNDRISLKTADGKVISLGAEGKLIAVPEGSAEAAEFIHQDWGWGSHTLRSVKNNRYVSLTEQGIYQANAPEIGGWFVKEVVQMDSQADGSSTLSTWNGLPIVLDEHQGQLVLSPISEQKDEDMSASGNPNAIEGTKEPVVFKLDVIANGIEQAKEAAQNSDVSVVVVGNSPYINGKEEIDRPSLLLPPEQARLVREVCQVNPNTVVVIVGSYPFALQELKDVAPAIVYLTHAGQELGNAVADVVLGNYAPAGRLNMTWYEDESQLPDIMDYDVIHNSTTYMYHEGPVLYPFGHGLTYSDFEYKALRVERAQGSSGDDVLKIEVQVENKGERASDEVVQLYGHAHTSRVKRPQRQLIGFRRIHLASGAVENLSFEIPVQKLALWDVTRDRYCLETATWSIMAGRSSADIRRTSEIHIEGETIPARALNLPTFAENYDAYAGVLLDECQEGRSAVRAIASGEPLYREGHSSWISFHDNIFRQASEFEGRVAAFGEGGELEIRVEGPEGPLLGTCVVPGSAGTVNAKNLQWSTVRCSLKAEREIEQLCIVFKGGAALQQFVLK encoded by the coding sequence ATGAATGAATATCATCAATATCCGATGTGGGACGCGACTTTGCCCTTAGAAGAACGATTAAATGACTTGATTGAGCGTCTCACAACGGAGGAGAAAATTCGATTAATTCCTACACGCGAAGCAGCAGTCCCCCGCTTGGGAATTCCCGGTTACAATGTGGGAGGTGAAGCGGCTCACGGGGTTGCCTGGATCGGTGAGGCTACCGTTTTCCCGCAGCCGCTCGGTCTGTCGAGCACCTGGAATACAAAGCTCATGCGCGAGATTGGCTCTGTCATCGGAGATGAAGCCAGAGCATACCACCATCGTGCACCCGAGCGTCACGGCTTGACCTTATGGGCGCCAACCGTTGATCTGGAACGGGATCCGCGTTGGGGCAGAACGGAAGAAGGCTATGGTGAGGACCCGGTATTGACGGGGGAGATGTCGGCAGCTCTTGTGAAGGGTATGCAGGGTAATCACTCGTTCTATCTGAAAATGGTAGCGACGCTGAAGCACTTTTTTGCCAACAATAATGAGAAGGACCGGTTGAACTGTTCATCCAGTATCGATCCGCGGAACTTGCGTGAATATTATTTAAAAGCATTCGAGACGCCTTTTGTAGAAGGCGGGGCTTTGTCCATGATGACAGCCTACAATTCGATCAACGGCACACCAGCCATTGAAAGTCCATATGTGAATGATGTGGTCAAGGGTGAGTGGGCCATGCCTGGATTTATCGTGTGTGACGGGGGAGATTTGTCCCAGACGGTCAATTATCACGGTTATCATGCCACGCATGCAGAATCAGCAGCAGGGGCATTAAAGGCAGGCGTGGACTGTCTGACAGACGAGGTTGACTTAGTCGTATCTGCCTTGGAAGAGGCACTTGAGCGAAACCTGCTGGAGGTTAAGGATCTTGACCGGGCCATTCGCAATATTTTTGGCGTGCGGATGCGACTTGGACAACTGGATCAAACGGGCCTTAATCCGTATGCTTCGATATCAGAATCGGTATTGTGTGCGCCTGAACATGCCAAATTAAGTTATAGAGCAGCAGCGGAGTCTATCGTTTTACTTAAAAATGACGGACTGCTTCCTCTTCAATCGGATAGATTGAAGAAGGTCAGTGTAATTGGTCCCCTTGCTGATGTCGTCTATACCGATTGGTACAGCGGCACACTGCCTTATCGTGTTACGGCTTTGGAAGGACTACGCAAGCAGCTTGCCGGAGCAGAAGTATCATTTACCGATGGGAATGATCGCATCAGCCTGAAGACAGCCGATGGCAAGGTAATCTCGCTTGGGGCTGAAGGAAAACTTATAGCGGTGCCGGAAGGCAGTGCAGAAGCCGCAGAATTCATTCATCAGGACTGGGGATGGGGAAGTCATACGCTGCGAAGTGTGAAGAATAATCGCTACGTTTCGTTAACCGAACAAGGCATCTATCAGGCGAATGCGCCGGAGATTGGTGGCTGGTTCGTCAAGGAAGTGGTACAGATGGATTCACAAGCAGATGGCAGCAGCACGTTAAGTACTTGGAATGGATTGCCGATCGTGCTGGATGAACATCAGGGGCAACTTGTGCTGTCCCCAATTTCGGAACAAAAAGACGAGGACATGAGTGCTTCTGGCAATCCGAATGCCATCGAAGGGACGAAGGAACCTGTTGTGTTCAAGTTGGACGTTATTGCTAACGGCATAGAGCAGGCAAAAGAAGCTGCACAGAACAGCGACGTTTCTGTCGTTGTTGTTGGTAATAGCCCCTATATTAATGGCAAAGAGGAAATCGATCGCCCAAGCCTGCTGCTTCCGCCTGAGCAGGCCCGACTGGTAAGGGAAGTCTGCCAAGTGAACCCTAATACGGTCGTTGTCATTGTGGGCAGTTATCCATTCGCGTTGCAGGAGTTGAAAGATGTAGCTCCGGCAATCGTATACCTGACGCATGCAGGTCAGGAACTGGGGAATGCAGTTGCAGATGTGGTGCTCGGAAATTATGCTCCTGCTGGCAGACTGAACATGACATGGTATGAGGATGAATCGCAGCTTCCTGACATTATGGATTATGACGTTATTCATAACAGTACAACCTATATGTATCATGAAGGTCCAGTCCTGTATCCCTTTGGTCATGGATTGACCTATTCGGATTTTGAGTATAAGGCGCTTCGAGTAGAGAGGGCACAGGGATCTTCCGGAGATGATGTGCTAAAGATTGAAGTACAAGTCGAGAACAAAGGGGAACGTGCCAGCGATGAAGTGGTGCAGCTGTATGGGCACGCTCATACCTCACGGGTGAAGAGACCACAACGTCAGTTGATCGGTTTCCGGCGCATTCATCTTGCCTCAGGCGCTGTGGAAAATCTTTCTTTCGAAATTCCTGTGCAGAAACTGGCGTTATGGGATGTCACTCGTGACAGATATTGTCTTGAAACCGCCACTTGGTCAATAATGGCTGGACGTTCCTCGGCAGATATTCGTCGGACCTCAGAAATTCACATTGAGGGTGAAACCATTCCTGCGCGAGCGCTAAATCTGCCTACGTTTGCAGAAAATTACGATGCATATGCAGGCGTTCTGTTGGATGAGTGTCAGGAAGGACGCTCAGCCGTCCGTGCCATTGCTTCAGGCGAACCGTTGTATCGTGAAGGCCATTCTTCCTGGATTTCATTCCACGACAATATTTTCCGGCAAGCTAGTGAGTTTGAAGGTCGGGTGGCAGCCTTTGGAGAGGGTGGCGAATTGGAAATTCGGGTGGAAGGTCCAGAAGGCCCGCTGCTCGGCACTTGTGTCGTTCCAGGTTCCGCTGGAACGGTCAACGCAAAGAATCTTCAGTGGAGCACAGTTCGCTGTTCCCTGAAGGCAGAGCGTGAGATTGAACAGCTCTGCATCGTTTTCAAGGGCGGTGCAGCTCTTCAGCAATTTGTATTGAAATAA
- a CDS encoding MFS transporter, with protein MNDKKWDLVALASIPVIMTLGNSMLIPILPQIERELKVSSFKVSMLITVYAVVAILLIPLAGYLSDRFGRKAVIIPSLIIAAAGGAVAGGAAWMLNGNAAYWTILGGRLLQGIGAAGAFPIVIPLVGDMFDDENEVSKSLGIIETSNTFGKVLSPILGAALAVWIWYLPFMAIPVLCVLSLVLVIFLVKTPKRKEEPHSFPEFVASIRSVLKEKGRWLYAIFAIGGICMFVLFGVLFYLSETLESEFKLKGVMKGLVLAIPLAALCLASFFAGKWIGKNKTRMKWLGFIGLAVLTVSLGVIGLFDNIYVVVGLFTLGGAGIGAALPCLDAMVTEGVEKEQRGTITALFSSMRFIGVSLGPPVVSLLIASHHFLLFGILAASGAVGGLLTLLAVKPDKGNQPTSGSGQNHRERDYDEVKQPSGYLPKRRKKSPL; from the coding sequence ATGAACGATAAAAAGTGGGACCTCGTCGCACTTGCTTCCATTCCGGTAATAATGACGCTGGGCAACTCTATGCTGATTCCCATCCTACCGCAAATTGAGCGTGAATTGAAAGTGTCCTCATTCAAGGTCAGCATGTTAATTACGGTTTATGCGGTCGTCGCAATCCTGCTCATTCCACTTGCAGGATATCTGTCGGATCGTTTCGGCAGGAAAGCCGTCATTATTCCCAGTCTCATCATTGCAGCTGCAGGAGGCGCGGTAGCAGGAGGAGCAGCCTGGATGCTGAATGGAAATGCGGCATACTGGACCATTCTTGGTGGCAGACTTTTGCAAGGGATTGGAGCGGCAGGGGCTTTTCCCATTGTCATTCCATTGGTTGGAGATATGTTCGATGATGAAAACGAGGTAAGTAAAAGCCTTGGGATTATTGAAACTTCGAATACCTTCGGCAAGGTACTAAGTCCGATTTTGGGTGCGGCTTTGGCTGTCTGGATATGGTATTTGCCTTTTATGGCTATTCCGGTACTCTGTGTGCTTTCATTGGTCCTCGTTATTTTCCTGGTCAAAACACCCAAGAGGAAAGAAGAGCCACACAGCTTTCCCGAGTTTGTTGCTTCCATCCGCAGTGTGCTGAAAGAAAAAGGTCGCTGGCTATATGCCATTTTTGCGATTGGCGGTATTTGCATGTTTGTTCTCTTTGGTGTGCTCTTTTATCTCTCGGAGACATTGGAATCGGAGTTCAAATTAAAAGGGGTTATGAAAGGACTTGTCCTTGCAATACCGCTGGCAGCCTTGTGTCTGGCTTCTTTTTTTGCCGGAAAATGGATAGGGAAAAACAAGACACGGATGAAATGGCTTGGCTTTATTGGACTGGCTGTTTTAACGGTATCTCTTGGCGTAATTGGTCTTTTTGACAACATTTATGTGGTTGTAGGTTTGTTCACCCTTGGCGGAGCAGGAATAGGGGCAGCACTTCCATGTCTGGATGCAATGGTTACTGAAGGGGTGGAAAAGGAACAGCGGGGCACCATCACGGCCTTGTTCAGCAGTATGCGTTTTATCGGCGTGTCTCTAGGTCCTCCTGTCGTGTCATTGTTGATTGCTTCACACCATTTCCTTCTGTTTGGCATTCTAGCCGCGTCCGGTGCGGTGGGGGGGCTACTCACGTTATTGGCGGTCAAACCGGATAAGGGAAATCAGCCCACATCAGGCAGTGGCCAAAATCATCGTGAGCGTGATTATGATGAAGTCAAACAGCCTAGTGGTTATCTGCCAAAGCGCAGAAAGAAAAGTCCACTCTGA
- a CDS encoding MFS transporter — MKSQSSQVKLWTTDFILLMLCNFLLFLQLHMIVSPLPSYVQDRFHANAFEVSLFTCLFALSAIAARLYSAKALEKGLRNAMIYIGLTVALLATLGYYFAAGIAVLLLLRMVFGIGFGMSSTAFPTMASDIVPVKRMGEGMGYFGLSTSLAMSMGPIIGVTVLQGAGFVTLMLCTAGVIAVIYPLSYSLTRKKARRVNNETVPTPTVETAAISGTKVKTPFNRKLILPSVLNCLLSITYGGLVGFIVLYGKEVNLANPALFFLFNALAVLLVRPFAGRIYDNKGPKALLIPGAIFIAAGLIILSYATSMSILFVAAFLYGIGYGSIQSSIQTWMIQIVSPSQRGMANGMFLNTLDLGIALGALLLGAIASITSYTDMYRYSIMFIILFLLIYLIQGKRNGSFAVPVHPILSHTHIAGQDSNQQEHAGTVVNDIPAPRKDN, encoded by the coding sequence ATGAAATCACAATCATCGCAAGTCAAACTATGGACCACCGATTTTATCCTGCTCATGTTATGTAACTTTCTACTTTTTTTGCAGCTTCATATGATCGTATCCCCACTGCCTTCCTATGTGCAGGATCGTTTTCATGCCAATGCCTTTGAAGTCAGCCTCTTCACCTGTCTTTTTGCCCTTAGCGCCATTGCCGCGCGGCTCTATTCAGCCAAAGCATTGGAGAAGGGCCTTCGCAATGCCATGATCTATATTGGCCTGACAGTTGCCTTACTTGCTACACTAGGATATTACTTTGCCGCGGGGATTGCAGTGCTGTTATTGCTGCGCATGGTGTTTGGTATCGGATTCGGCATGAGCAGCACGGCTTTCCCAACGATGGCGTCGGATATTGTACCCGTGAAACGGATGGGCGAAGGTATGGGCTATTTCGGCCTGTCCACAAGTCTGGCCATGTCCATGGGTCCCATTATTGGGGTTACCGTTCTCCAAGGTGCCGGGTTCGTGACACTCATGTTATGTACGGCAGGTGTTATTGCGGTCATCTATCCACTCAGTTATTCACTGACACGCAAGAAAGCTCGCAGGGTTAATAATGAAACGGTACCAACTCCAACCGTTGAAACAGCTGCGATATCAGGCACAAAGGTAAAGACACCTTTTAACCGCAAGCTGATTCTGCCAAGTGTACTGAACTGTTTACTGTCCATCACCTATGGCGGACTGGTGGGATTCATCGTTTTGTATGGTAAGGAAGTCAACCTGGCTAACCCTGCCCTGTTCTTTTTGTTCAATGCTCTCGCTGTATTGCTGGTCAGACCATTTGCAGGGCGGATCTATGACAATAAGGGTCCAAAAGCGTTACTGATTCCCGGAGCGATATTCATCGCTGCAGGACTGATCATACTCTCATACGCTACTTCTATGTCCATCTTGTTTGTCGCTGCATTTTTATACGGAATTGGATATGGTTCCATACAGTCCTCCATACAGACCTGGATGATTCAGATCGTCTCTCCTTCACAGCGCGGAATGGCTAACGGTATGTTTTTGAATACGCTGGATCTGGGAATTGCTCTCGGCGCACTTCTGCTGGGCGCTATTGCATCCATAACCAGTTATACCGATATGTATCGTTATTCTATTATGTTCATCATCCTATTTCTCCTAATCTACCTTATTCAAGGAAAACGAAATGGAAGTTTTGCAGTGCCCGTGCATCCGATATTGTCTCATACACATATCGCCGGGCAGGATTCCAATCAGCAGGAGCATGCCGGGACTGTCGTGAATGACATACCTGCTCCGCGAAAAGATAATTGA
- a CDS encoding MarR family winged helix-turn-helix transcriptional regulator, translating to MEADYSLDQSIGFMLGMTHRKASALLAIRFKPYDITTEQFSVLFNIGRGEGVNQKEVANRVYKDQPTTARIIDLLEKKGLVDRRTSEQDRRAYLLYLTEDGKRLLDQLVPLEREMNKNLTEGISEDQMEAFRHTLSLMNGNL from the coding sequence ATGGAGGCCGACTACTCACTCGATCAATCCATTGGATTCATGCTTGGCATGACCCACCGCAAGGCGTCTGCTTTACTGGCCATACGATTCAAACCCTATGATATTACGACAGAGCAATTTTCCGTACTATTCAATATTGGAAGAGGCGAAGGCGTGAATCAGAAGGAGGTCGCCAATCGCGTTTATAAGGACCAGCCCACGACTGCCCGTATTATTGATCTGTTGGAAAAGAAAGGCTTGGTTGATCGCCGGACCAGCGAACAGGATCGCAGAGCCTATTTGCTCTACTTGACCGAAGATGGAAAAAGATTGCTTGACCAGCTTGTTCCGCTCGAAAGAGAAATGAATAAAAATCTTACTGAAGGTATTTCCGAAGACCAGATGGAAGCATTTAGACATACTCTCTCCCTCATGAACGGCAACCTGTAA
- a CDS encoding RbsD/FucU family protein — translation MLKNIPAILPPELLKLMSEMGHGDELVLADGNFPAASHAQRLIRCDGLGTVELLDAILSLYPLDTYAERPAAVMQVVKGDQVVPIIWEDYRRLILEHEGIADPFDHEERFDFYERASRAYAIIATGERAQYANLILKKGVIFPEEDQYSQIQKVESN, via the coding sequence ATGCTGAAAAACATTCCCGCAATATTACCTCCGGAACTGCTGAAATTAATGTCCGAAATGGGTCATGGGGACGAACTTGTACTGGCTGATGGCAACTTTCCAGCAGCGAGTCATGCCCAGCGGCTAATTCGCTGTGATGGACTGGGTACCGTGGAATTACTGGATGCCATTTTGAGCTTGTATCCACTGGATACATACGCTGAACGACCAGCAGCCGTTATGCAGGTCGTCAAGGGGGATCAGGTAGTGCCCATTATTTGGGAAGATTACCGCAGGCTGATCCTTGAGCATGAGGGCATTGCCGATCCTTTTGATCATGAAGAACGTTTCGATTTTTATGAAAGGGCTTCCCGCGCCTATGCAATCATTGCAACCGGTGAGCGTGCGCAGTATGCCAATTTGATTTTGAAAAAAGGGGTCATTTTTCCTGAAGAGGATCAATACTCGCAAATTCAAAAGGTTGAATCAAACTGA
- a CDS encoding GerAB/ArcD/ProY family transporter — protein sequence MIKLSAGQAYRFMFVYLYSEPIAFLLQRLFKMSGYQGWLSTIGGFAISSILLFFTYRLGALHPDRPWSDFGEEIVGKVLHKLFLGLIVLLCLYLISIDVENFIVFLQSMYLPETPIWLTATVTVLCISLSARSGLITIIYLSEGIFLVQVFASTFLMPAVSGGGNPDVLLAMLTHHDLKEILIGSISTMPWFSEWMMFLFLAPAIAFRRPLLRSMLFAGSTLALFIIVFWMFTLMNFGPYEASSLRYPLLEMIRFARYGDFLDNLDPFLIAIWSTTMFTRSSFLLYVASVCLAKLTGVRQDKTVVYLLAGTAASFVLQYAKDAASYEMAIRSYAIATYAVIIECMPIFYMIVYWLRCFGKGKKANKASAAPSP from the coding sequence ATGATTAAATTGTCTGCAGGACAGGCCTATCGTTTTATGTTTGTCTACCTGTATTCCGAGCCCATTGCATTTCTGCTCCAGCGATTGTTTAAAATGAGCGGTTATCAGGGGTGGTTATCCACAATAGGCGGATTCGCGATCAGTTCGATTCTTCTGTTTTTCACTTACAGATTAGGAGCTTTGCACCCGGATCGTCCCTGGAGCGATTTTGGCGAGGAAATTGTTGGAAAGGTCCTTCACAAGCTTTTCCTAGGTCTCATTGTATTGCTGTGCCTCTATTTAATATCCATTGATGTAGAAAATTTTATTGTTTTTCTACAATCTATGTACTTGCCAGAGACACCAATCTGGTTAACAGCAACCGTAACCGTTTTATGTATCAGTCTGTCCGCTCGCTCAGGTTTAATTACAATTATCTATTTGTCAGAAGGCATATTTCTGGTGCAAGTCTTTGCGTCTACGTTCCTAATGCCTGCTGTATCAGGCGGGGGCAATCCGGATGTACTGCTTGCCATGCTCACTCATCATGATTTGAAAGAAATTTTAATAGGCTCGATTTCAACCATGCCCTGGTTTTCCGAATGGATGATGTTTCTGTTCCTCGCCCCAGCGATTGCTTTCAGGCGGCCGCTGCTACGAAGTATGTTGTTTGCAGGCTCTACGCTTGCATTATTCATTATCGTGTTCTGGATGTTTACCTTAATGAATTTTGGACCTTACGAAGCCAGCAGTCTTCGCTACCCTTTACTGGAAATGATACGTTTTGCCCGTTACGGTGATTTTCTGGATAACCTGGACCCGTTCCTGATCGCCATTTGGTCTACGACCATGTTTACTCGAAGCTCGTTTCTGTTATACGTAGCCTCGGTTTGTCTTGCTAAACTTACCGGAGTTCGTCAGGATAAAACGGTCGTCTACCTGCTAGCAGGAACTGCGGCGTCTTTTGTCCTTCAATATGCGAAGGACGCTGCTTCGTACGAAATGGCTATTCGTTCCTATGCCATCGCTACATATGCCGTGATTATTGAGTGTATGCCCATATTTTACATGATTGTGTACTGGCTCCGCTGTTTCGGCAAAGGCAAAAAGGCGAACAAAGCATCCGCCGCTCCGTCGCCGTAA